In Polaribacter sp. Hel_I_88, the following proteins share a genomic window:
- a CDS encoding efflux RND transporter permease subunit: MVKFLINRPIAVFMATLAFLLLGVVSSSRIPTSLMPNIPIPEITVQVSYPNNTTRELETNLIRPLRNQLLQVGNLKDITSETRDGFATLKLVFEYGTNTNLAFIEVNEKVDASLNYLPRDLERPKVIKASATDIPIVNLTVSLKENFSKEKFLELSDFTETVLKKRIEQLPDIALADISGLTKPEISVTPNTQKLQSLGIGTNELINEIKQNNFELGNLLVQNGIYQYNFKFANPLKNKKDIEAIYLNINDRLFQLKELAIVNLVPEKDKGLIYLNGKRAIVLSIIKQADARVYELKDALEKVTSSFNEDYPDLEFSTNQDQTKLLKLSIDNLKSSLWIGSLLAIMIMFFFLKDVKSPLIIAVSIPISLVISVLFMYLFGLSINIISLSGLILGVGMMIDNAIIVIDNITQKLEAGENLINACVKGTNEIITPLISSVLTTCSVFLPLLFLSGITGALFYDQALAVAIGLFSSLLVSILLIPVIYKQLKNKNFKIEKWLQFNVKTQQIENWYEKGYHFFFKRKLIVFSISIISILLAVILFLTMPYSQLPNTNQNEVILSVDWNENINVDENQNRIQTLFENEKTLKTVFSKVGEQQFLLERDNSKSFSEASIYLQTKTVNEIENLKKELKVKLLRSYPNATISLAAPKNIFQYLFGNEKEELIAQISSRGSLEVPTENKVQDIQELFNGYTNSEIPLKQTAFIEVLQENVLLYDVSYDDLVNELKTTFNQNFIDNLKTAQKFIPIKLNYENEAFDKMISELFVKNKNKELIAVRNLIRICPSKQYKSITANRAGEYLAFNIKTQKKPEKKIEEIQSIFQNQSNFNVNFSGSFFDVQELGNQLLVVILVAVLLLYFIMAAQFESLWQPIIILLEIPIDIGGALLLLWLFGGTINVMAAIGIVVMSGVIINDSILKLHTINMLRKEGKTIEEAIKLGGKLRLKPILMTSLTTILALLPFLFMDGLGAKLQRPLALTVIGGMIIGTFISLYFIPLMYSLLSKKES; the protein is encoded by the coding sequence ATGGTAAAGTTTCTAATAAATAGACCCATTGCCGTTTTTATGGCTACTCTAGCCTTTTTATTATTAGGTGTTGTTTCTTCATCAAGAATTCCAACTTCTTTAATGCCTAATATTCCAATACCAGAAATTACAGTTCAAGTTAGTTATCCTAACAATACTACTCGAGAATTAGAAACAAACTTAATAAGACCGCTAAGAAATCAGCTACTTCAAGTCGGTAACTTAAAAGATATTACTTCAGAAACAAGAGATGGTTTTGCAACCCTAAAGTTAGTGTTTGAATATGGTACAAACACTAATTTAGCTTTTATTGAGGTTAATGAAAAAGTAGATGCTTCATTAAATTATTTGCCTAGAGATTTAGAAAGACCTAAAGTTATAAAAGCTTCTGCCACAGATATTCCTATTGTTAACTTAACAGTCTCATTAAAAGAAAATTTTTCTAAAGAAAAATTTTTAGAATTAAGTGATTTTACAGAAACTGTTTTAAAAAAAAGAATAGAGCAATTACCAGATATTGCTCTTGCAGATATTAGTGGTTTAACAAAACCAGAAATTTCAGTTACTCCTAATACTCAAAAGTTACAAAGTTTAGGAATTGGCACAAATGAGTTAATTAATGAAATTAAACAAAATAACTTTGAACTAGGAAATTTATTGGTACAAAATGGAATTTATCAATACAATTTCAAGTTTGCAAATCCACTTAAGAATAAAAAAGATATTGAAGCAATTTATTTAAATATTAATGATAGATTATTTCAATTAAAAGAATTAGCTATAGTTAATTTAGTTCCAGAAAAAGATAAGGGATTAATTTATTTAAATGGAAAAAGAGCAATTGTTTTATCGATTATTAAACAAGCTGATGCAAGAGTTTATGAGCTAAAAGATGCCTTAGAAAAAGTAACAAGTTCTTTTAATGAAGATTATCCTGACTTAGAATTTTCAACAAATCAAGATCAAACTAAATTGCTAAAACTTTCTATTGATAATTTAAAATCGAGTTTATGGATAGGAAGCCTTTTGGCAATTATGATTATGTTTTTCTTTTTAAAAGATGTGAAATCTCCTTTAATAATTGCAGTAAGTATTCCGATATCATTAGTAATTAGTGTTTTATTTATGTATTTATTTGGCTTGTCTATAAATATTATTTCACTTTCTGGTTTAATATTAGGTGTAGGAATGATGATAGACAACGCTATTATTGTAATCGACAACATAACACAAAAATTAGAAGCTGGAGAAAATTTAATAAATGCTTGTGTAAAAGGAACCAATGAAATTATAACACCTTTAATAAGTTCTGTTTTAACAACTTGTTCTGTTTTTTTACCATTACTTTTTTTAAGTGGTATTACAGGTGCATTATTCTATGACCAGGCATTGGCAGTTGCTATTGGTTTATTTTCTTCTTTACTAGTATCTATACTACTAATACCTGTAATCTATAAACAGTTAAAAAATAAAAACTTTAAAATAGAAAAATGGTTACAATTTAATGTGAAAACTCAGCAAATTGAAAATTGGTACGAGAAAGGATACCATTTCTTTTTTAAAAGGAAACTAATTGTTTTTTCTATTTCGATAATAAGTATTTTACTAGCAGTAATTTTATTTTTAACAATGCCCTATTCACAATTACCAAATACAAATCAAAATGAGGTAATCTTGTCTGTAGATTGGAACGAGAATATTAATGTTGATGAAAACCAAAATAGAATACAAACTTTATTTGAAAATGAGAAAACACTGAAAACGGTTTTTTCTAAAGTTGGAGAGCAACAATTCTTATTAGAAAGAGATAATAGCAAGAGTTTTTCTGAAGCATCTATATACCTACAAACAAAAACGGTAAATGAAATTGAAAATTTAAAAAAAGAACTTAAAGTAAAACTTTTAAGGAGTTATCCAAATGCAACAATTTCATTAGCTGCTCCAAAAAATATATTTCAATATTTATTTGGAAATGAGAAAGAAGAGTTAATCGCGCAAATATCTTCAAGAGGATCTCTAGAGGTGCCAACTGAAAATAAGGTGCAAGATATACAAGAACTATTTAATGGCTATACAAACTCTGAAATACCCTTAAAACAAACAGCATTTATAGAAGTACTTCAGGAAAATGTTTTACTATATGATGTTTCTTATGATGATTTAGTAAATGAACTAAAAACCACTTTTAATCAAAACTTTATAGATAATCTAAAAACTGCTCAAAAGTTTATTCCTATTAAATTAAATTATGAAAATGAAGCTTTCGATAAAATGATTTCTGAATTATTCGTAAAAAATAAAAATAAAGAATTAATAGCTGTTAGAAATTTAATTAGAATATGCCCTTCCAAGCAATACAAATCAATTACAGCTAACAGAGCTGGTGAGTATTTAGCTTTTAATATTAAAACTCAAAAAAAACCTGAGAAGAAAATTGAAGAAATACAAAGCATATTTCAAAATCAAAGTAATTTTAATGTTAATTTTAGTGGCAGTTTTTTTGATGTACAAGAATTAGGTAATCAGTTATTAGTAGTAATCTTAGTAGCGGTATTATTACTTTATTTTATTATGGCAGCTCAATTTGAGTCTTTGTGGCAACCTATCATTATTTTATTGGAAATACCAATAGACATTGGTGGTGCATTGTTATTACTTTGGTTGTTTGGAGGAACAATAAATGTGATGGCTGCAATAGGTATAGTGGTAATGAGTGGAGTAATTATAAATGATAGTATTTTGAAACTACACACCATAAATATGCTTAGAAAAGAAGGAAAAACTATTGAAGAAGCAATTAAATTAGGAGGTAAATTACGTTTAAAACCTATTTTAATGACTTCTTTAACTACAATTTTAGCATTACTGCCTTTTCTATTTATGGATGGCTTAGGAGCTAAATTACAAAGACCACTAGCATTAACGGTTATAGGAGGAATGATTATTGGAACTTTTATAAGTTTGTATTTTATACCTTTAATGTATTCTTTATTAAGTAAAAAAGAAAGCTAA
- a CDS encoding TolC family protein has translation MEDCINYAKENNVEVIKQKIRSEIVNSDIKISQGNYLPDANFNASQNLSLGNSFNVSTNVGQRESSSNSFSLSSSLPIFNGFSNRYKLEKSRLEKEKSEAEIERIRFDLSLNITNKFLQVLFNKEILKLTNQQFNISKQNYNRLKKLYSKALTGKRELLEIEALFSFDQKENLVAENNVQNSLIELQELLGITEIKNFEIAEVLVENFISKNFEFNDEILDRNPIIVSSKLDLALRNKDIKLSKASFFPRINLNYSYSSNYFHILGQEDLVFNQITNQNEPNGFWVQLNNNRTHYIGLSAVFPIFNRFATKENSKKAKEELKISEVEFESSKQILRNKIKMASNDVKTAESSLSSSKIAYTTQNEAFKIIQKQYLLGNINNYEFLESKAKLNRNNSDYIKAKYEYFFKVKILNYYFFK, from the coding sequence TTGGAGGACTGTATAAATTATGCCAAGGAAAATAATGTTGAAGTGATTAAGCAAAAAATAAGATCAGAAATTGTAAATAGTGATATTAAAATCTCTCAAGGAAATTATCTGCCAGACGCAAACTTTAATGCCTCTCAAAATTTATCTTTAGGAAACTCTTTTAACGTTTCAACTAATGTAGGGCAAAGAGAAAGTAGTTCTAATAGTTTTAGTTTATCTTCTTCTCTACCTATATTTAATGGTTTTTCTAATAGATATAAACTAGAAAAATCTAGACTAGAAAAAGAAAAATCTGAAGCTGAAATTGAAAGAATTAGATTTGATTTAAGTTTAAATATTACTAATAAATTTTTACAAGTTTTATTTAATAAAGAAATTTTAAAACTTACAAATCAACAATTTAATATTAGTAAACAGAATTACAACCGTTTAAAAAAACTATATAGTAAAGCTCTAACAGGAAAAAGAGAACTTTTAGAAATAGAGGCTTTATTTTCATTTGATCAAAAAGAAAATTTAGTAGCAGAAAATAATGTTCAAAATAGTCTAATTGAACTTCAAGAATTATTAGGAATAACAGAAATTAAAAACTTCGAAATAGCAGAAGTTTTAGTAGAGAATTTTATATCTAAAAATTTTGAATTTAATGATGAAATATTAGATCGGAACCCAATAATTGTTTCCTCTAAATTAGATTTAGCATTAAGAAATAAGGATATTAAATTATCTAAAGCTAGCTTTTTTCCAAGAATAAATTTAAACTATTCATATAGTAGTAATTACTTTCATATTCTAGGCCAGGAAGATTTAGTCTTTAACCAGATAACAAATCAAAATGAGCCTAATGGATTTTGGGTACAATTAAATAATAACAGAACCCATTATATCGGTTTATCTGCAGTTTTCCCAATTTTTAATCGTTTTGCAACAAAAGAAAATAGCAAAAAAGCTAAGGAAGAATTAAAAATTTCTGAGGTGGAATTTGAGAGTAGTAAGCAAATATTAAGAAACAAAATTAAAATGGCTTCAAATGATGTTAAAACTGCTGAAAGTAGCTTAAGCTCTAGTAAAATTGCATATACAACCCAAAATGAAGCTTTTAAAATTATTCAAAAGCAATATTTATTAGGTAATATTAACAATTATGAATTTTTAGAAAGTAAAGCGAAATTAAACAGAAATAACTCAGATTATATTAAAGCAAAATATGAGTATTTTTTTAAAGTAAAAATTTTAAACTATTATTTTTTCAAATAA
- a CDS encoding efflux RND transporter periplasmic adaptor subunit, with product MRFYLLLLIFFLNSCVNQSEKKIIDGNESKVVINDATVDVAVSTISMHHFMSKLLLNGKIVTNQKNDLFFRINEKITKLNIENGQKINKNQKLASLENSLLRNNVEKAKIELRKVENKLSEEKINYGQENITLDIINKLKIKNGFLEAINKLERAQIEYEQTILKAPFSGVIANLEKKEGDFITTSDVLCTLINPDNLEVSFSVLENEFQFVFKGQDVEIHSFVNKGEFLKGTITEINPLVDKNGLIKIKAKVLSKKTNLLDGMNVKIFINKSLKDVIVIPKEALVLRSNRQVVFTLEKGLAKWNYVEVAGENNNSYAIKKGLKVSDTIIVSDNLNLSHDAKVNTTFIDKEINIK from the coding sequence ATGCGATTTTACTTATTATTACTTATTTTTTTTTTAAATTCTTGTGTTAATCAAAGTGAAAAAAAAATAATTGATGGTAATGAATCTAAAGTAGTGATTAATGATGCTACAGTCGATGTTGCAGTATCTACAATCTCCATGCATCATTTTATGTCGAAACTACTTTTGAATGGTAAGATAGTTACCAATCAAAAGAATGATTTATTTTTTCGAATAAATGAAAAAATAACTAAACTCAATATAGAGAATGGTCAAAAAATTAATAAAAACCAAAAACTAGCTTCATTAGAAAATAGTTTATTAAGAAACAATGTTGAAAAAGCAAAAATAGAATTAAGAAAAGTTGAAAATAAATTATCAGAAGAAAAAATAAATTATGGTCAAGAAAACATTACACTAGATATTATTAATAAATTAAAAATTAAAAATGGTTTTTTAGAAGCTATAAATAAACTAGAAAGAGCCCAAATAGAATATGAGCAAACAATATTAAAAGCTCCATTTTCTGGTGTTATTGCTAATTTAGAAAAAAAAGAAGGTGATTTTATAACAACATCTGATGTACTTTGTACTTTAATTAACCCAGATAATTTAGAGGTTTCCTTTTCAGTTTTAGAGAATGAATTTCAGTTCGTTTTTAAAGGACAAGACGTGGAGATACACTCTTTTGTAAATAAAGGGGAATTTTTAAAAGGCACCATAACTGAAATAAATCCGTTGGTTGATAAAAATGGTTTAATTAAAATTAAAGCCAAAGTTTTAAGTAAAAAAACCAATTTATTAGATGGTATGAATGTTAAAATTTTTATCAATAAGTCTTTAAAAGATGTTATTGTGATACCAAAAGAAGCATTGGTTTTACGATCAAATAGGCAAGTTGTTTTTACCCTAGAAAAAGGATTGGCAAAATGGAATTATGTAGAAGTGGCTGGAGAAAATAATAATAGTTATGCAATTAAAAAAGGCTTAAAAGTTTCGGACACTATTATAGTTTCAGATAATTTAAATTTATCTCACGATGCAAAAGTTAATACTACTTTTATTGATAAAGAAATAAATATAAAATAA
- a CDS encoding LytTR family DNA-binding domain-containing protein has protein sequence MTNCLIIENDKKEIEKISALENEFIDINFTYTTEVEETALNLILKNNFNLIFFNMDSNKFNIPEFLLDVKNSYNSKLNFIGLSSKKESAYKAYNYDFCDFILKPLNELSIRKCILKFKKKQTVHINKTICLKSNKDYRYLCIDDILFLKADNNTTDFHMSDGTIIGAYKTLKTFEECLPTNFLRIHKSYIINSNFISRIHYGKSMCTLSNNQYKLPFTKTFKYNIDIINDLYYKNVITSN, from the coding sequence ATGACTAATTGTTTAATTATTGAAAATGATAAAAAAGAGATTGAAAAAATTTCAGCTTTAGAAAATGAATTTATAGATATAAATTTCACTTACACAACAGAAGTAGAGGAAACTGCATTAAATTTAATTTTAAAAAATAATTTCAACCTAATTTTTTTTAATATGGATTCAAATAAATTTAATATACCTGAATTCTTATTGGATGTTAAAAATTCTTATAATTCTAAACTTAATTTTATCGGCTTATCTTCAAAAAAAGAAAGTGCTTACAAAGCTTACAATTATGACTTTTGTGATTTTATTCTAAAACCTTTAAACGAATTGAGTATCAGGAAATGTATTCTGAAGTTCAAAAAAAAACAAACAGTACATATTAATAAAACTATTTGTTTAAAATCTAACAAAGATTATAGATACCTGTGTATAGATGATATTCTTTTTTTAAAAGCTGATAATAATACAACTGATTTTCATATGTCAGATGGAACTATCATTGGTGCCTATAAAACCTTAAAAACGTTTGAAGAATGCCTACCTACTAACTTTTTAAGAATTCATAAAAGTTATATAATTAATAGTAATTTTATTTCTAGAATTCATTACGGAAAATCAATGTGTACTCTAAGTAATAATCAATATAAATTACCATTTACAAAAACATTTAAATATAATATTGATATTATTAATGACTTGTATTACAAAAATGTAATTACCTCAAATTAA
- a CDS encoding ATP-binding protein: protein MQKKQPFKYIFLFLYLITVTSCNLFKKENISLKIKNDSISTWIRNSKNFNISIYKRRQYLDKSYNYILSNTIDSSALKKLSDIAYQTLKVKDTLLFKKRNKKVIELALKVKDSFSLGDAHWNYATYFVRTESYEKAYYHFNEAEKYFKSQKYYIGKMLVGKAFIKGRFSDYIGSEQNQIKAIKIFKELNKYNDLLNSYTSLAVVQSDLKFYDKSLFYYEKALEYSSLSNDKNKINLNNNIGLIYLEKRNYKKALEFFKKDLDMGFKKSNPRDYARVLDNYAYCKLLNKDTLGIKQDFYRALFIRDSLKNKEGVLTSKIHLTKYYKFLNDTLKAKKYASEANKIAKDVKNSRDYLASLKLLASLDIKKSKYYLEDYISHSDSLSILERNYQNKFARISYDTDEYIEETERLSQQKIWITIISLSIILIIILFYFLRVQKAKNEKLLLETEQQKSNEQIYLLTLKQQSKLEEEKVKERNRISEELHDGILGRLFGARVGLGFIEINSNEKNKKQYQLFLDELQNVEKEIRDVSHKLSDNFDNAEINFTFIIKQLVIDKSKIGNFKYTIYFDENINWYKIDGVVKVNLYRIIQEVIQNIMKYANATLVSIKFSLKNNNLVLSLSDDGIGFNVKKKRNGIGLKNIKSRVQKLNGIFEISSSLNKGVEIVIVLPIS from the coding sequence TTGCAAAAAAAACAACCTTTTAAATACATATTTTTATTTCTATATCTAATTACGGTTACTTCATGTAACCTTTTTAAAAAAGAAAATATAAGTTTAAAAATTAAAAATGATAGTATTTCTACTTGGATTAGAAATTCAAAAAACTTTAATATCTCTATATATAAAAGGAGACAATATTTAGATAAAAGCTATAATTATATTTTATCTAATACAATTGATTCTTCAGCTCTTAAAAAGTTAAGTGATATTGCATATCAAACTTTAAAAGTAAAAGATACATTATTATTCAAAAAGAGAAATAAAAAAGTTATAGAACTAGCTTTAAAAGTAAAAGATTCATTTTCTTTAGGAGATGCACACTGGAACTATGCTACTTATTTTGTTAGAACTGAAAGTTATGAAAAGGCATATTATCATTTTAATGAAGCAGAAAAATATTTCAAAAGCCAAAAATATTATATTGGTAAAATGTTAGTTGGAAAAGCTTTTATAAAAGGTAGATTTTCAGATTATATAGGTAGTGAACAAAATCAAATTAAAGCAATAAAAATTTTTAAGGAACTTAATAAGTACAATGATTTATTAAATTCTTATACATCTTTAGCTGTAGTTCAATCTGACCTTAAATTCTATGATAAGTCACTTTTTTATTACGAGAAAGCTTTAGAATATTCCTCCTTGTCTAATGATAAAAACAAAATAAATTTAAACAATAATATTGGATTAATCTACCTTGAAAAAAGAAATTATAAAAAAGCATTAGAGTTTTTTAAGAAAGACTTAGATATGGGTTTTAAAAAAAGCAACCCACGAGATTATGCAAGAGTTCTTGACAACTATGCATATTGCAAATTATTAAATAAAGACACTTTAGGTATAAAACAGGACTTTTATAGAGCTCTATTTATAAGAGATAGTTTAAAAAATAAAGAAGGCGTTTTAACAAGTAAAATTCATTTAACGAAATACTATAAATTTTTAAATGATACTTTAAAAGCTAAAAAATATGCTTCCGAAGCAAATAAAATAGCAAAGGATGTTAAAAATAGTAGAGATTACCTAGCTTCTCTCAAACTATTAGCTTCATTAGACATAAAGAAATCAAAATATTATTTAGAAGACTATATATCTCATTCAGATAGCTTATCAATTTTAGAAAGGAACTATCAAAATAAATTTGCCAGAATATCTTATGATACAGATGAGTATATTGAAGAAACAGAAAGATTATCTCAACAGAAAATTTGGATAACCATAATTTCTTTAAGTATAATTTTAATTATAATATTATTCTACTTTTTGAGAGTTCAGAAGGCGAAAAACGAAAAACTATTACTAGAAACTGAGCAACAAAAATCAAACGAACAAATTTATTTATTAACCTTAAAACAACAGTCTAAACTGGAAGAGGAGAAAGTAAAAGAGCGTAATAGAATTTCGGAAGAATTGCATGATGGAATTCTTGGGAGACTTTTTGGTGCTAGGGTTGGTTTAGGGTTTATAGAAATTAATTCTAATGAAAAGAACAAAAAACAGTACCAACTTTTTTTAGATGAGCTTCAAAATGTAGAGAAAGAAATTAGAGATGTTTCTCATAAATTAAGTGATAATTTTGATAACGCTGAGATAAATTTCACATTTATTATTAAACAACTAGTAATAGATAAAAGTAAAATAGGGAATTTTAAATACACTATTTATTTTGATGAAAATATCAATTGGTATAAAATAGATGGGGTAGTTAAAGTTAATTTATACAGAATTATACAAGAGGTAATCCAAAATATAATGAAATATGCAAATGCAACCTTAGTTTCAATTAAGTTTAGTTTGAAAAACAACAATTTAGTTTTATCTTTATCTGATGATGGTATTGGATTTAATGTTAAGAAAAAAAGAAATGGAATAGGTCTTAAAAATATTAAATCTAGAGTACAAAAATTGAATGGTATTTTTGAAATTTCGTCGTCTTTAAATAAGGGAGTAGAGATTGTAATAGTATTACCTATAAGCTAA
- a CDS encoding response regulator: protein MEREKCSVLLIDDHPLICDAYINALNLVEKGNSNLVFKISLAHNCDDAFAKIKESSNRILKYQLIFLDIKLPPSSDRKILSGEDLGLKINELLPEAKIIISTTHNDNYRIYSLLKSLNPDGLLIKNDITANELVNAITLVLENPPYYSSSVSQTIRNEMLNDLLLDKIDRRLLYEISIGTKTKDLPEILPLSIAGVEKRKRNLKSIFNVSNLDDKDLIAIAREKGFI from the coding sequence ATGGAAAGAGAAAAATGTTCAGTATTATTAATAGATGATCACCCTCTAATTTGTGATGCATATATTAATGCACTAAATTTAGTAGAAAAAGGAAATTCTAATTTAGTCTTTAAAATAAGTTTAGCACATAATTGTGATGATGCTTTTGCAAAAATTAAAGAATCTTCAAATAGAATATTAAAATATCAGCTAATTTTTTTAGATATTAAATTACCACCTTCTTCAGACAGAAAAATACTTTCTGGAGAAGATTTAGGTCTAAAAATAAATGAGTTACTACCAGAAGCAAAAATTATTATTTCAACTACTCATAATGATAATTATAGAATTTATAGTTTACTGAAAAGCTTGAATCCTGATGGGTTATTAATCAAAAATGATATTACTGCAAATGAACTAGTTAACGCCATAACTTTAGTTCTTGAAAACCCTCCTTACTACAGTAGTTCCGTTTCTCAGACGATTAGAAATGAAATGTTAAACGATCTTCTTTTAGATAAAATTGATAGAAGATTGTTATACGAAATTTCTATTGGAACTAAAACAAAAGATCTTCCAGAAATTTTACCTCTATCGATTGCTGGAGTAGAAAAAAGAAAAAGAAATTTAAAAAGTATTTTTAATGTTTCTAATCTTGATGACAAAGATTTAATTGCAATAGCAAGAGAAAAAGGTTTTATTTGA